The following coding sequences lie in one Syngnathoides biaculeatus isolate LvHL_M chromosome 16, ASM1980259v1, whole genome shotgun sequence genomic window:
- the wnt9b gene encoding protein Wnt-9b: MRNRLPRTGCLLRLVALCILLSHGAAYFGLTGREPLVFLPGPFSNEPATGKAHLKQCEQMVLSRRQKRLCRREPGLAETLRESVRISLLECRYQFRNERWNCSLDGRGSLLKRAFKETAFLLAVSSAALTHALAKACSSGRMERCTCDDSPGIQHREAWQWGVCGDNLKYSTKFLKRFLSQKRVSKDLRAQVDAHNVNVGIRAVKSGLKTTCKCHGVSGSCAVRTCWKQLPPFHDTGRLLKYRYDTAMRVLSVTNVATGESELAGPRRHSQSLRTAELVYLEESPSFCRPSRYSAGTGGRSCAKDTSCQNLCCGRGYNTAVRLTSLSCHCQVRWCCHVECQTCVREEEVYTCKSN; the protein is encoded by the exons ATGCGCAACAGGCTCCCGCGGACCGGCTGCCTACTGCGCCTCGTCGCACTCTGCATCCTCCTGTCGCACGGCGCAGCTTACTTTGG ACTGACAGGGCGGGAGCCCCTGGTCTTCCTGCCGGGCCCCTTCTCCAACGAGCCGGCGACGGGCAAGGCCCACCTGAAGCAGTGCGAGCAGATGGTGCTGTCGCGGCGGCAGAAGAGGCTGTGCCGCCGCGAGCCCGGCCTGGCCGAGACGCTGCGCGAATCCGTACGCATCAGCCTACTCGAGTGTCGCTACCAGTTCCGTAACGAGCGCTGGAACTGCAGCCTGGACGGCCGGGGGAGCCTCCTGAAGAGAG CCTTCAAAGAGACGGCCTTCCTCCTGGCGGTGTCGTCGGCAGCGCTGACCCACGCCCTCGCCAAAGCGTGCAGCTCGGGTCGCATGGAGCGCTGCACCTGCGACGACTCGCCTGGCATCCAGCACCGGGAGGCGTGGCAGTGGGGCGTGTGCGGCGACAACCTCAAGTACAGCACCAAATTCCTCAAGAGGTTCCTGAGCCAGAAGAGGGTCAGCAAGGATCTGAGGGCTCAGGTGGATGCCCACAATGTCAATGTGGGAATTCGG GCGGTAAAGAGCGGCCTCAAGACCACCTGCAAGTGTCACGGGGTTTCCGGCTCTTGCGCGGTACGGACTTGCTGGAAGCAGCTGCCTCCGTTCCACGACACGGGCCGGCTGCTCAAGTACCGCTACGACACGGCCATGCGGGTTCTCAGCGTCACCAACGTGGCCACCGGCGAGAGCGAGCTGGCGGGGCCGCGTCGCCACAGTCAGAGCCTGCGCACTGCCGAGCTGGTCTACCTGGAGGAGTCGCCCAGCTTTTGTCGGCCCTCGCGCTACTCGGCGGGCACGGGCGGACGATCTTGCGCCAAGGACACGAGTTGCCAGAACCTTTGCTGCGGCCGCGGCTACAATACGGCCGTGCGCCTCACCAGCCTTTCCTGCCACTGCCAGGTGCGCTGGTGTTGCCACGTGGAGTGCCAGACGTGTGTGCGCGAGGAGGAGGTGTACACTTGCAAGAGCAATTAG